The Corynebacterium confusum genome has a window encoding:
- a CDS encoding FHA domain-containing protein FhaB/FipA produces the protein MDSFVLLALRIGLLVLLWLFILVALNAMRLDANKAARTGGSSVGPVAAVRRKDRKEKPRHITVAEGPLQGSHMALGTLEDITLGRAQDCDFVLGDDFASSHHARLFRRGSQWFVEDLESRNGTFVAGTRIDQAERIEVGTDIKMGRTIVRLVA, from the coding sequence ATGGATTCATTCGTGCTGCTCGCGCTGCGAATCGGCCTGTTGGTCTTACTGTGGCTGTTTATCCTGGTGGCCTTGAACGCCATGCGGTTGGATGCCAACAAGGCGGCCCGCACCGGCGGCAGTAGCGTCGGCCCCGTCGCCGCGGTGCGCCGGAAGGACCGCAAAGAAAAGCCGCGCCACATCACCGTGGCCGAAGGCCCGCTGCAGGGCTCTCACATGGCGCTGGGCACCCTGGAGGACATCACGCTGGGGCGCGCGCAGGACTGCGACTTCGTGCTAGGCGACGACTTCGCCTCCTCCCACCATGCGCGCCTGTTCCGTCGCGGTTCCCAGTGGTTCGTGGAAGACCTCGAGTCCCGCAACGGCACCTTCGTTGCGGGAACGCGCATCGACCAGGCAGAACGCATCGAAGTGGGAACGGATATTAAGATGGGTCGCACTATCGTAAGGCTGGTTGCCTAA
- a CDS encoding DUF3662 and FHA domain-containing protein yields MALMEKLAKFDSALQRGLDNGMAFVFGGRVVPAEIEELLKQEAQDNLTRGEDDNLYSPNVVLVGVSSKDLENLSQDPHIPQNLADQLSRFIRNSGWGLAGPVIVRIAEESGLRTGQLRVSSFIDHEPEEETGFDAIFHETETQEDQMNSNSADEAATTTFIRPEPEDAEPAANGPSVNLLLQDGSSRTYHVHEGSNIIGRSNDADLRLPDTGVSRQHAEITWNGQDAVLVDLQSTNGTTVNDTPIENWLLADGDVITLGHSHIEVRITGLDN; encoded by the coding sequence ATGGCACTCATGGAAAAGCTTGCCAAGTTTGACTCTGCCCTGCAGCGCGGACTGGACAACGGGATGGCCTTCGTCTTCGGCGGCCGCGTTGTGCCCGCCGAGATTGAAGAGCTGCTCAAGCAGGAGGCCCAAGACAACCTCACGCGCGGCGAAGACGACAACCTCTACAGCCCCAATGTGGTGCTCGTGGGGGTCAGTTCCAAGGACCTGGAAAACCTCTCGCAGGATCCACACATCCCGCAGAACCTGGCCGACCAGCTGTCGCGGTTCATCCGCAACAGCGGCTGGGGCCTGGCGGGACCCGTCATCGTTCGCATCGCCGAAGAATCCGGACTCCGCACCGGCCAGTTGCGGGTTTCTTCGTTCATTGACCATGAGCCCGAGGAAGAAACCGGGTTCGACGCCATTTTCCACGAAACCGAAACCCAGGAGGACCAGATGAACAGTAATTCTGCTGACGAGGCCGCCACGACAACCTTTATCCGCCCCGAGCCCGAGGACGCGGAACCCGCTGCCAACGGTCCGAGCGTGAATCTTCTCCTCCAGGACGGCTCCTCGCGGACCTACCACGTCCACGAAGGATCCAATATCATTGGACGTTCCAACGATGCCGACTTGCGCCTGCCGGACACCGGGGTCTCCCGCCAGCACGCTGAGATCACCTGGAACGGCCAGGACGCAGTCTTGGTGGACCTCCAGTCCACCAACGGCACCACGGTCAATGACACGCCCATCGAGAACTGGCTGCTGGCCGACGGCGACGTCATCACCCTGGGGCATTCGCACATTGAGGTGCGAATCACCGGGCTGGACAATTAA
- a CDS encoding IS256 family transposase, which produces MTTVSPKKSHDPARVNEISEKLMENPEVASLISELSASADDASELVKGLLQASINAGLKAEMDAHLGYGHSDRNAKAQVETSQENNHRNGSYIKTVNSGYGAVEVTVPRDRAGTFIPRMVPKGARRLTELDDMIVSLYAGGMTVRDICHHLATTLGVDMSPDTISTITDAVLEEVMIWQNRQLDEFYPVIFLDALRVKIRDGHRVVNKACYMAVGVDMDGIKHILGLWIAENEGAAFWASVCADLANRGVQDVFIVCCDGLKGLPEAVEATWPNSMVQTCIVHLIRAANRWVSYQDRKSVSRALREVYTATNEDTARANLDAFEASELGLKYPQSVKVWRDAWERFVPFLQFPPAARRVLYTTNSIESLNAQLRKATRNRGQFPNDTAALKTLWLMICNIEDKRAAQRAKKAKRNIECNGYIEGAKATGWKQAINQLAVAYPNRFADYL; this is translated from the coding sequence ATGACTACGGTGTCACCGAAGAAAAGCCATGACCCGGCGCGGGTCAACGAGATCAGCGAGAAGCTGATGGAAAACCCTGAGGTCGCCAGCTTGATCAGCGAGCTGTCGGCTTCCGCTGATGATGCAAGCGAGCTGGTCAAAGGCCTGTTGCAGGCATCGATCAACGCTGGTCTTAAGGCGGAGATGGATGCGCACTTGGGCTACGGCCATTCCGACCGCAACGCCAAAGCCCAGGTCGAAACCTCACAGGAGAATAACCACCGCAATGGGTCGTACATCAAGACCGTCAATTCTGGATACGGCGCGGTGGAAGTAACTGTGCCCAGGGATCGTGCCGGCACGTTTATTCCCCGCATGGTGCCCAAGGGCGCACGCAGGCTCACAGAGCTCGACGACATGATCGTCTCGCTGTATGCCGGCGGGATGACAGTGCGCGATATTTGCCATCATCTCGCGACCACCCTTGGGGTGGATATGAGCCCCGATACGATCAGCACCATTACCGATGCGGTCTTGGAAGAGGTCATGATCTGGCAAAACCGCCAGCTCGACGAGTTTTACCCAGTGATCTTCCTCGACGCCCTACGCGTGAAGATCCGTGACGGCCACCGCGTGGTCAACAAGGCTTGCTACATGGCGGTTGGTGTCGACATGGACGGCATCAAGCACATCCTGGGATTGTGGATCGCTGAAAATGAAGGCGCCGCATTCTGGGCATCGGTGTGCGCAGATCTGGCCAACCGCGGGGTCCAGGACGTGTTCATCGTCTGCTGCGACGGGCTCAAAGGCCTGCCAGAAGCCGTGGAGGCAACCTGGCCGAATTCCATGGTGCAGACCTGCATTGTGCACCTGATTCGAGCTGCGAACCGGTGGGTGTCTTATCAGGACCGCAAATCTGTCTCCCGCGCGCTGCGTGAGGTCTACACCGCCACCAATGAGGACACCGCACGCGCCAACCTGGATGCTTTCGAGGCCAGTGAACTGGGCCTAAAATACCCCCAGTCGGTCAAAGTCTGGCGCGACGCCTGGGAGCGGTTCGTGCCGTTTCTACAGTTCCCGCCTGCGGCCAGGCGAGTGCTCTACACCACCAATTCGATCGAGTCACTCAACGCGCAACTGCGTAAAGCTACCCGTAACAGGGGCCAATTCCCGAACGATACCGCAGCACTGAAGACGCTGTGGCTGATGATCTGCAACATCGAAGACAAGCGTGCTGCCCAGCGGGCGAAGAAAGCCAAGCGCAACATTGAGTGCAACGGCTATATTGAAGGAGCGAAAGCCACCGGGTGGAAACAAGCCATCAACCAACTAGCCGTGGCTTACCCCAACCGATTCGCGGACTACTTGTAA
- a CDS encoding IS3 family transposase (programmed frameshift): protein MPRKHSVEFKEKAVHQIIEMVRLESCSLQRAYTEVGELLGVSHHTLRAWYRDSASVRDDSDASGGETMEEEIKRLRRENRELKRANGILKAASGFFRSGTRPTHDQMISYIDTYKDQFGVEAICRVLKQADRGFITSRGYRKATTRVPSARALSDSLLIPEIQRVHAQNFSVYGIRKMWHAMNREGFHIGRDKTARLMKLAGVSGRRRGRTPVTTISPKTPDHRPDLVRRNFRAQAPGRLWVADITYVRTLSGFAYTAFVVDVYSRKIVGVATRSTMRTDALPMEALEHALTTAGRIHGNQLIHHSDRGSQYVSLKYSTALAESGIRPSVGTVGDSYDNALAETVNGLYKAELIHAQGPWTSVGEVELATLRWVHWWNTKRLHEALDYATPQEVETEYYLTQPINTGP, encoded by the exons ATGCCTAGGAAGCACTCCGTCGAGTTCAAGGAGAAGGCGGTCCATCAGATCATCGAAATGGTTCGCCTGGAGTCTTGCTCACTGCAACGCGCCTACACGGAGGTCGGTGAGCTGCTTGGAGTATCTCACCACACGTTGCGGGCTTGGTACCGTGACAGCGCTTCAGTACGTGATGACTCCGACGCGTCAGGCGGCGAAACAATGGAAGAAGAGATCAAGCGTCTGCGCCGCGAAAACCGTGAGCTGAAGCGAGCAAACGGGATTCTTAAGGCTGCTTCGG GCTTTTTTCGCAGCGGAACTCGACCGACCCACGACCAAATGATCTCTTACATCGACACGTATAAAGATCAGTTTGGGGTCGAGGCCATCTGCCGAGTCCTTAAACAAGCAGATCGTGGATTCATTACTTCACGCGGCTACCGCAAAGCCACCACTCGTGTTCCCAGCGCAAGGGCCTTAAGCGATAGCCTTCTCATCCCAGAGATACAGCGTGTGCATGCGCAGAATTTCTCGGTCTACGGCATCCGCAAAATGTGGCACGCGATGAACCGTGAAGGCTTTCATATTGGTCGCGACAAGACTGCACGACTGATGAAGCTAGCAGGTGTTTCTGGCCGCAGACGTGGGCGAACCCCAGTAACAACGATCAGCCCGAAGACACCGGATCATCGCCCGGACCTTGTGCGCCGAAACTTCCGTGCGCAGGCACCAGGCAGGCTTTGGGTTGCCGACATTACCTACGTTCGCACCCTGTCAGGATTCGCCTACACCGCGTTTGTCGTGGATGTCTACAGCCGAAAAATTGTTGGCGTTGCTACACGCTCGACGATGCGTACCGATGCGCTGCCCATGGAGGCATTGGAACATGCGTTAACGACTGCAGGACGAATTCATGGAAACCAGTTAATTCACCATAGCGATCGGGGCAGCCAGTACGTGTCACTGAAGTATTCCACCGCGCTAGCGGAATCCGGAATCCGCCCGAGTGTGGGAACAGTCGGCGATTCTTACGACAATGCACTAGCCGAAACAGTCAACGGGCTCTACAAGGCTGAACTCATTCACGCCCAAGGCCCGTGGACTTCGGTCGGAGAAGTCGAACTGGCCACCTTGCGGTGGGTGCATTGGTGGAACACCAAGCGGCTTCATGAAGCTTTGGACTACGCCACCCCACAGGAAGTAGAAACCGAGTACTATCTCACCCAGCCCATCAACACAGGGCCGTAA
- a CDS encoding ATP-binding cassette domain-containing protein: MTSSLVADGIKIVRGNRVIINNFSAKLRSSDIVAMVGRNGAGKSTIMSALTGHLIPTEGKIHVLSDKKEKDDDLSSSVAFVSQGRPLYSSITVEQHTRLARDINDSFNYQWAKEKIESLGISGKSKVSQLSGGQHTQVALIISLARNKKFMILDEPMADLDPVVKIWVRELLEQAAKEDGVGILVSSHTVSDLSAILTHLWVIEEGDLLAAVEREEIDPQKDGAFEEFVLEHLTRKGL; encoded by the coding sequence ATGACAAGCTCGCTTGTCGCCGACGGAATAAAAATAGTCCGTGGGAATAGAGTCATCATCAACAATTTTTCGGCAAAGCTGAGATCCAGTGACATCGTGGCAATGGTAGGGCGAAATGGGGCCGGAAAATCAACCATCATGTCAGCGCTGACAGGCCACCTCATACCTACCGAAGGAAAGATTCACGTTCTGTCGGATAAAAAAGAGAAAGATGACGACCTATCTTCTTCGGTTGCCTTCGTATCACAGGGTCGTCCCCTTTATTCGAGTATTACGGTAGAGCAGCATACTCGACTAGCCCGTGACATTAACGACTCTTTCAACTATCAGTGGGCAAAAGAAAAAATTGAGTCACTCGGAATATCCGGGAAATCCAAAGTATCTCAATTATCTGGCGGACAGCATACTCAAGTTGCGCTGATTATTTCTCTCGCGCGGAATAAAAAATTTATGATTCTCGATGAGCCCATGGCTGATCTAGATCCAGTAGTTAAAATCTGGGTTCGAGAACTCTTGGAACAAGCGGCGAAAGAAGACGGCGTTGGGATATTAGTATCGTCGCATACCGTATCTGATTTATCTGCAATACTTACCCACCTTTGGGTAATTGAAGAAGGAGATCTTCTTGCGGCTGTAGAGAGAGAAGAAATTGATCCACAAAAAGATGGCGCCTTTGAAGAATTTGTGCTTGAACATCTGACTAGGAAAGGCCTCTAA
- a CDS encoding ABC transporter permease: MLKVALHYFKIDRPAWLSCAAILVLLALLAAYEVNFKPYLGMTEMLAGIVPMFAGIVWAVALFSKEFETKSVVWSLSQDLSSSKWFFCRIISPLISALIFGVCVWGIVEVSQLRSDGLNQGKNMMSYSYIAGHALYPAVVTVLMVSVASIAGVVFKKSIPAVAVTFALGLLVGTTGASWLNPLLPVEKGEFSGPHPDPALLPVPGDILEAEPIENGKYLVEFYPNSAFWQAQTLYTLMWLLLSLILLVSTLFLFKRASKKAI, encoded by the coding sequence ATGCTAAAAGTAGCTTTACACTACTTCAAAATTGACCGACCCGCTTGGCTATCATGTGCGGCAATTCTTGTGCTACTGGCGTTACTGGCGGCATACGAAGTCAATTTCAAGCCTTATCTTGGGATGACTGAAATGCTGGCCGGTATTGTGCCCATGTTTGCCGGAATTGTGTGGGCAGTGGCTTTATTCTCTAAAGAATTTGAGACGAAGTCTGTTGTCTGGTCCTTAAGCCAAGATCTCTCTTCCTCCAAGTGGTTTTTCTGCCGTATTATTAGCCCTCTAATCTCAGCACTAATCTTTGGAGTTTGTGTATGGGGGATTGTGGAAGTCAGTCAGCTGCGCTCGGACGGGTTGAATCAAGGTAAAAACATGATGTCGTACTCGTACATCGCTGGCCATGCCCTCTACCCAGCTGTGGTGACGGTACTAATGGTGTCTGTTGCTTCGATTGCTGGCGTAGTTTTTAAAAAATCAATTCCCGCTGTGGCCGTAACTTTCGCATTAGGTTTATTGGTAGGAACGACAGGAGCTTCTTGGCTTAATCCTCTCCTTCCCGTTGAAAAGGGGGAATTTTCAGGGCCACACCCAGATCCAGCTCTTCTTCCTGTCCCCGGCGATATTCTTGAAGCAGAGCCAATCGAAAACGGAAAATACTTGGTTGAGTTTTATCCAAATTCAGCGTTCTGGCAAGCACAGACGCTCTATACCTTAATGTGGCTCCTACTCTCACTAATCCTCTTGGTCTCCACGCTTTTTCTATTTAAGCGGGCTTCCAAAAAGGCGATTTAG
- a CDS encoding helix-turn-helix domain-containing protein, with amino-acid sequence MKLLNDSSPTTKGLTVYDALAKKAGKYNGQKPALSPQQVAEIKQRVLTGESKAALAREFGVTRPTVYRALKNV; translated from the coding sequence ATTAAACTTTTAAATGATTCTTCCCCGACCACAAAAGGTCTGACAGTATATGACGCGTTAGCTAAAAAGGCCGGCAAATACAACGGCCAGAAACCCGCGCTTAGCCCGCAGCAGGTAGCGGAGATTAAACAGCGCGTACTGACGGGGGAGTCGAAAGCAGCCTTGGCGCGGGAGTTCGGAGTTACCCGGCCTACCGTGTATCGGGCGTTGAAGAACGTCTAA
- a CDS encoding MepB family protein gives MKFEFFYQFVAAFNLEATINATSDNANYESGIAELGAKTWHVRTARTTPSKPGAFVAFWQRNHEGESVPFEDSSCGDGLLVFVIQGEYRGVFQFSNQDLQRLGITSGAGPGKRGFRVYPPWCEGLNSNALKTQKQQLTSFTEF, from the coding sequence ATGAAGTTTGAGTTCTTTTACCAATTTGTGGCGGCCTTTAATTTAGAAGCTACTATCAATGCAACAAGTGATAATGCGAATTATGAATCGGGAATAGCCGAGTTGGGAGCTAAAACCTGGCATGTCCGCACAGCACGCACCACGCCTTCTAAACCGGGAGCCTTTGTGGCATTCTGGCAGCGCAACCATGAAGGGGAATCCGTGCCTTTTGAAGATTCCTCCTGCGGCGACGGTCTCCTAGTCTTTGTGATTCAAGGAGAGTACCGAGGTGTTTTTCAATTTAGCAATCAAGATTTGCAACGCCTTGGTATTACTTCCGGAGCAGGCCCAGGAAAGAGAGGTTTTAGGGTATATCCACCATGGTGTGAGGGGCTGAACTCCAACGCTTTAAAGACTCAAAAGCAGCAACTGACATCGTTTACAGAATTCTGA
- a CDS encoding recombinase family protein → MAHDSGSRGQRVGYIRVSTVEQNNQRQKELLNASGKIDRFFEDKISGRTKTARPGLVECMAYVRDGDELVVSSIDRLARSLADLRNIVDELTNKGVTVTFLHENLAFAKDTTDPRADLMLGILGSFAEFERAIIRERQAEGIALAKKAGKYKGRKPALSPQQVAEIKRRVLAGESKAALAREFGVTRPTVYRALKNV, encoded by the coding sequence ATGGCCCATGACTCTGGTTCACGTGGGCAACGGGTGGGCTATATCCGGGTCTCCACGGTGGAGCAGAATAATCAGCGGCAAAAAGAACTACTCAATGCTTCCGGCAAGATTGACCGGTTCTTTGAAGATAAGATTTCCGGCCGCACCAAGACTGCCCGCCCTGGACTTGTCGAGTGCATGGCGTATGTGCGCGACGGGGACGAACTCGTCGTCTCATCGATTGACCGCCTTGCCCGTTCGCTGGCGGATCTTCGCAACATTGTTGATGAACTCACCAACAAAGGTGTGACTGTTACTTTCCTGCATGAGAATCTCGCGTTTGCGAAAGACACCACGGATCCGCGCGCGGATTTAATGCTGGGCATTTTAGGGTCGTTTGCGGAGTTTGAGCGGGCCATTATCCGCGAGCGACAGGCGGAGGGGATTGCGTTGGCGAAAAAGGCCGGCAAGTACAAAGGCCGCAAACCCGCGCTTAGCCCGCAGCAGGTAGCGGAGATTAAGCGGCGCGTACTGGCGGGGGAGTCGAAAGCAGCCTTGGCGCGGGAATTCGGAGTTACCCGACCCACGGTGTACCGGGCGTTGAAGAACGTCTAA